CTAGAGGCCAAACCTTGACACTAcacaaaaatttattttatatcctCAGGAACAACGATGAAAAGTTGGACGTCTTTGAACAATCTTCAACATTACTGTGTGTCACAAGGgtctcagagtgtgtgtgtgtgtgtgtgagtgtgtgttgactgATGACTcactgtgtgtgcctgtgtttaCAGAGGAGCAGTATAATGAAACATCTTACAATGCCACTGACCCCTTTGGTGGTGAGTCACATCCCCGTCAAGACAGCGCCGGTCCTGTCCACCGCTGTAGTCCGGCCCCACAGTAACATGACTAGCATGCTAACACGCCGTCCAGCGCCACACTGATGCTAGAAACCACTTTAATCCACTAACCGCTACTGATGCACAGTTAGCTTTCTGGTTGCTCATGGAAACGTTTCCTGCTTCTAATGTTACCGAATCCAGAGTGTCTGTGGACTGGAACCAGCGACCCAGCACTGGTGTCTTTATGGTTTTAGTGGGACGCTTGTGCAGCCCCGACAAACATGTTCCTGACGAGATTTCTGTCAAAcaaacatcatcttcatccctaAAGTTGGTACTATCAACATATATGGATGTAATTCTGTAGAATCCGGTGTTGACTGAAAAAAAGATGTCAGGAAAGTACAGGAGAAGCTCGATATACGAGTCTTTTGAGATAAAAACCGTCGCTCTGTTCGTATTTTTGTTCGACGTGCgagcaaaaatctgagatacgagtcgtgcttcaggacaccactgctagttggtggatggatacaacaccagtgagaccgcatctcgttctttaccgcgtgttggcggatggatacaacaccagtgagaccgcatctcgttctttaccgcgtgttggcggatggatacaacaccagtgagaccgcatTTCGTTCTTTCCCTtgtgttggcgggtggatacaacatcagtgagaccgccgcatctcgttctttaccacatgttggcggatggatacaacatcagtgagaccgcatttCGTTCTTTACCgagtgttggcggatggatacaacatcagtgagaccgcatctcgttctttaccacatgttggcggatggatgcaacatcagtgagactggatctcgttctttaccacgtgttggcgggtggatacaacatcagtgagaccggatctcgttctttaccgcgtgttggcgggtggatactGCTGTATTTTATATCCTCCAGTTCTCCGGGTCCACAAACAGAAGGACGACCTAATGAAAGATGAATCACCTCCTAATTTAATCCTAATTTCCACACACAGTAGAAATACACGTTCATCTGATGAATAATAAGAACTACTTTTTTCCATCATCCAGTCCGTGTTACACGatcattacataatgaataaagatgttttattaatGCTCAGTGAAGCCTGGGGGGGTAGATGGGAGGTGTCCTTCAGGGAGAAGATGCTCCGGGGTCCGGCGGGAGTGACAACAGCGATGGGGGGGGTTAGAATACATGATGAATATTCAGCGTGGATTCAGTCAATAGTCAGCTGCGTATCGTCGGGTCACGACCCAGAGAAGGGGACTAGATCTCCCAGCATTCCATGTTTCCAGGCTGCTCCAGCGAACATCAAAaccttcttttctcttttcattcttaTCTCAGTGTcactaacattaacaccccCACGACCCCCCCACGCCGCTGTCTGTAGGAGCGAACAGATGCTTTAATCCCACACAGATCTGCATCACAATGGCAGCTAATGCTAATTTAATCCCACACACTCGTCTGCAGGCTGCAGCTCTCTGTCGGCCAGgaattgttttctttgctgttgtcatgtgacttcctgtccagGATCTGCTGTGTCAGCAGCGAGGAGTCGGTTCCCACAAAGGTCTGAACGTCATTAAACTGGAAGATCTGAGGCTCGCAACTGAAAAGTAAAAGAAGCATCTCATCAGAAAGTAAAAGCCTCCTCTGGTCCCAGTGACCAGAGGTCACCAGAGGTCATTTAGAGGTCATTCAAGCTCACATCTGAACTGTTTCTAGACTGTAGAAGAAGGTCAGACAGAAACCGTTGGGGATATCTCTGAAGACTCCACACCGTAGGACTCACGTGTAAAGGAGTCATAATgataatacaggtagtcctcaacatacgaacacaatcGGTTCAGAGAggttgtaagttgaattgtttgtaaattgttatttattaaattttaatctctaatctccatttggggtcatttaaatgttattacaactctaaatactaaagttctattacctcagaaacaattacaggacatgaaaacaacacagaataaataaaatacaagtaaaGGTTGTTTAGAGTTCAGTCTTTCTTGATTATgtgtcagttttcaaaaaaaatacatggaaatttttttttttttttaacatcagtaCTGGACTCTAATAATACCTGTTAAAAGCTCATAATATCATTtttctgtacaataaatcagaataaaaacatgtaatcatattaaaatacatatttatggttcaaatatctaccgttaagcaTCGTCCGTGATTCACGTGATCGATTTAATCCAGATTACTGTACGATAAACTTtaatccttataatttaatccttgaggagaagaagaaggaaacacttgaaggaactctccaccagtttttaagatcatcatcaacaacaacagtcagagacACTGTTGAtgctactgtagcatgtagcatgtagcagtAAATTAACATGTAAAGGTCTGGATTAATTAATCCTAAAGGTCGTCGTGTTTCTAAAGGTGACGGCTCGGCCGAGGCAATTAGCTTCAGCGCTATCGCTTCGGCTTAAGCCAAAGCCGACGGGGTCGTTCATCACGAGGTTGTAGATTAACGCTGGCGACCAGATGACCTTTAATAACCAGTTTGATATTAAACTGATCCcattaagggggggggggggttgctttaTTTAGGCCTTTAATGCCAATCTGTGCCATCTCTGTTCCCCCGGTGACCGTAAAGCCAGATCGATGACACtggtgttgttcctgctgctctTAATGGCTTCCTGTGATACCcgcctgggggggcgggggcgtcGCAACCCGTTTAAAGGGCTGCAAGGGGGACAGGTCTGGCAAATGAGATGGAACACAGCCACAAGGAAATGACCAGAGTAATGGTGTTAgatttatgttgtgtgtgtgtgtgtgtgtgtgcgtgtgtgtgtgtgtgtgtttgtgtgtgtgtgtgtgtgtgtgtgtgtgtgtgtgtgtgtgtgtgtgtgtgtgtgtcctctgcagGCCGTAAGGTAGCCGAGTCCATGCCGACCTTCCTGTCCCCCCCAGGGAGAGAAAGCTCCAAAATGGTGCTGCGAGACGAGCAGCTGTTGCTGGAATGCATCGCCGCTGGACTGtaagccccccacccccccaaaaaaaacctgacaggaagttcttgtttttcaaaataaaagcctgtcAAATTCTGCTGAGATAGAAAGTTATTTGAAGCTCCAATTTTTCTCGACgaaaaatctgctttttgttttaactCCGCCCCCTTTCTCTCCTCAGTCCCACCCCCACGGTCAAGTGGTTCAAGAAGGGGGGGGACCTCCCGGGGCAGAAGGTGAAGTTCGAGAACTACAACAAGACGCTGAAGATCATCAACGTGTCGGAGGAGGACGCTGGGGAGTACGTTTGCATGGCCAGCAACCAGCTGGGCAGCATCCGACACTCCATCACCGTGCAGGTCAAAGGTGAACacgtgtccacacacacacacacgcgcatcaCGGTTGGTGTGTTAGCCCCTCATGCTAACCCTGACTCCATGTGTTTGGCAGCTGCTCCCTATTGGCTGGACAAGCCGACCAATCTGGTGCTCGCCATGGACGAGAACGGGCGTCTGGTGTGTCGGGCCAACGGGAACCCCAAACCGGACATCCAGTGGATGGTCAACGGGGAGCCCATCGAGAGTAAAGACGGCGTTCTGTCCCTCTGTTGCGCCGACTCGAGCTTCTGACGGTGTTTGATTGTGGTCTCTCGTCCCACCACAGGCGCCCCCGTCAGCCAGAGCAGACAGGTGCTGGACGACACCATCATATTTCGCTCTGTGCAGATGGGAACCAGCGCCGTCTACCAGTGCAACGCCTCCAACCACCACGGATACCTGCTGGCCAACGCCTTCGTCAGCGTCCtcggtgaggaagaggaggaggtccaTTCCTGGAGATACGAGTCTAATCCGTTCAGAACTTATTGGTCAAAAAATTTCCCCattgaaaaaaactaaaatcatttcaatccGTTCTAGACTtgtaaaataactaaaaacaaacatttttttatcaaccaatagacacgcagactgtacctgtatataatttattatacagtatatacgttaCTTAAACGATAAAGAacgaaaagaaacacaaaagtcatgagaacaacgagctacgtctttactccaccaacgagaacgagatgcggtctcactgattttgtatccatccaccaatacgtggtaaagaacgagatgcggtctctctgatgttgtatccatccaccaatacgtggtaaagaacgagatgcggtcccACTGATGTTGCGTTCAGGTACATCCAGTTGACTTTGACTTCCTGTATTCTCCTCACAGACCACGTGTTCACGTGTAAACAGGACGTCTTGAGTTCTGGGTTCCGGTGACCGTAGATCAAATGTAGTGATGTAACCTCGTGTCTTTGCAGACATGCGTCCGCGGATGCTGGGCCCCAGAAACGAGCTGATCAAAGTGGTGGAGAACAACCGCGTCTTCCTGGACTGCCCCTTCTTCGGCTCCCCCCATCCCGAGCTCCGCTGGTCTGCATCTCGTGCTTTACCGTCCacctcaacacaaacacaccggtTGAGGAACGATCCTTGTTTCATCTCCTTGAGACAGTCTAGTTTGTTTTTAGCTCCGCCCCTTCCTGTCGTGTCCGTAGGTTTAGAAACGGGCTGGGCAGCGGTCTGGACGGGGGTCATTTCCGCCTTTACATCAACGGGTCGCTGCAGATCAAACGGGCGCGAGCCGAAGACGAGGGGACCTACATCTGTGTGGTCAGCAACCTGCTGGGCAAGGACGAGAAGCAGGTCCgcctggaggtcaaaggtcaggcagATTTTCGTTCTTTGGAGCCAAATTAGAAGACAGATGTGCACAGCCTAATGTCATTAACATATAtcgtccccccacccccacctcagaACCGACCCGCATCGTGGAGACCCCGGAGCACCGCTCGGCCGTCAGAGGAGCCTCGGTCCAGTTCAGGTGTAAGGTGAAGTCCGACCCCAGCCTGCCCGTCACCGTGGTCTGGACCAAAGATGACAAGCCCCTCAGCCTGGGCTGGAGGTGAGCCCGCCTACACGTCCTGTGGCTTTAAGAGCCAGAAGGTGATTGGTTTTGATGGTTTGGACCAATCACGGCTCTCCGTTTGTGTCGCAGGTTGAAGAAGGACGACGAGTCTCTGACCATCTCCAACGTGAACGAAGGCGACGAGGGGACCTACACCTGCAGGGCGAAGTCAGAGATCGACGAGGACTCGTACTCGGCCCGCCTCACTGTGAGAGGTACCCGCCCActcaggaggaggggggcggagcttaGCTGAACGTATCGTGTAGACGCTTTGACATTGGAGACTTTTGCTTTACAAGTCAGAAGAATAAAGATTTAAACTTCAAACCTTCACAACCTTCGTTTGACGTCCTTCagatgatttaatttatttacttcaGAACAAAAGTCTCAAATGTTACCATGACGACCGTCCCGCCTTAATTTCATGTCGTGTACTAAAGGAAACGTTAACTCTTTGTGCTCCCTTGCTGTTGATTGGCCACTAGACTAACTTGCGAACTCTAACCTTTTacactcacttcctgttcctcgcccccccgcccccccacagaAGAAGCGTCCCTCCACCCCTCAGTCTCTAGTGCCCTACCTCCAGGTAACTCACATCTGGGTGCAAATCTCTTTCTTCTGCATGCAGATTAAATTCTTCAGCATGTTTGTTTCTTCCTGAGTCTCtgtgtttaacattttattatttttaatatttcgatgcaaaatgactttaaatatgcccccctccccccctgcagaCCGTCCAGACCCCCCCATGGATTTGGAACTATCAGACCCGGCCGCCCGCAGCGTCCGCCTCACCTGGATCCCCGGGAACGACAACGGGAGCCCGATCACGGGTGAGCGActtcacccacttcctgtttcctctcacctcctGGGGGGGGGATTAGATTTCCTTTCAGGAAACGCATCCGGTTACCGGTGTCAGACCGTCCCCCGCTGATCGGCTTCCGTTccttctctgtgtgtctctcagACTACCAGGTCCAGTTCGAGGAGGACCGCTGGGATCCGGGCCACTGGAAGGACCTGTCCCAGTTCCCCGGAACACTCAACTCCGTCATCCTGCAGCTCGCCCCCTTCGTCAACTACCAGTTCAGGGTGATCGCCATCAACTCAGTGGGCCACAGTGACCCCAGCCGGCCCTCCCCCCGATATAAAACCAGCGGCGCCGGTGAGGAACACCGACTCGATCGACGTTATTTAAATTTCGCGTCTTTGAGTTGGACGTGTTTGCTGAAGttgatggtttttttaaatgccgACAGCCCCAGACGTCATCCCTAGAGTTCTCCAAGGGTGGGGCTCCAAGAAGGACAACATGGAAATCACCTGGGAGGTGAGATGTCTGTTTTGAGACTTTAATCTGAGaaataatttgaaatgtttaaattttaattaaattaaatttttcatttcatttgaaatgtaattaaatttttaattttaaattaattttaaatttaatttaaatgaaattaatttttttaattttagtataatttaattcaaatgtCTGAGAAATATTCCAAATACTTTGCCTTATAGTTTCATATCCATGTTGTAACAAGAGATTTCAGTCGTGGTTTGATCTTCAGTCAATCTGTTCTTCGTTTTCCCAGCCTCTGTTTGATCTGGAGAGAAACGGCAGAAATCTGCACTATATTGTTTGGTGGAGGCGGAAGGATTCGGGGGAGGAGTGGAGTAACGTGACCACGGTGGGGTCGAAACATGTGGTGGAAAACACAGAAACGTACGTGCCTTACGAAATCAAAATCCAGGCCAGGAACGAGTTCGGAGCGGGACCCGAGTCCAACGTGGTGGTCGGATTCTCTGGAGAGGACGGTAAGTAGATCCTGAGCCGATGCCCCGCCCACTCTGGCTCAGCTATGAGGCTAAATGCTAACATCGTGCTAGCAAAGACATGTCAAACCATCGTATTTGGATCCAGTCGTGTGATTTATGTCTGTTAAATAGTGAAACAGGCTGCTTGcagtttgtgtgttacagtgccCCCGTGTGGTGAGGATGAAGCATTACATGGAGTTTGTGTCAGAATTGGACAGAATTAATTCTTCTTTTTCGTTTTAATGTCTACCTGATTAAACTTTAATCCCAGGGTCTACCATGGAGGAATTGTGTTGTTATTCGACCACCAACAGAACACCTTCCTGCCCATCATGTGACCTTCTCTCTGTGTTCAGTTCCCACCGAAGCCCCCACCGAGCTGCGAGTGTCCAGTGTGGACAGCACTACGGCGAAAATCCACTGGAGACCCGTGGCCATGAGCTCCGTCCGGGGGGATTTCAAGGAGTACAGAGTGAGACCGACTGAGTTCAAGTGACGTTATCCTCTCTGTCCTCACCCCCTTCTCCTCCCCCGTTAACCCCTTCCGTCTGCTTCTACCTCCCAGGTCTACTTCTGGCGGGAGTCGAGTCGGGTTCCCGGTCTGGTGGTTAGTAAGGAGAAGCAGACCAGAGGGTTCTTCACTAAAGTGTTGAAGCCGTCAGCCATCCTCCACGAACTGGTGCCCTACTCCAAGTACAAGATGTTCATGGTGGTGGCCAACAACCGCTACGAGGGTCCCCCCAGCAACACGGAGGAGTTCAACACCAGGATAGGAGGTGAGACTGAAGACCAACACTCACTTCTGGCTTCctaaacaaacacaagacagTCTCTCCAGTCGCATCTCGTTTGTTCGCACCATTACTAACTCAATGCTAACTGGCGTTAGCCTTCAGCTAGCGTAAAAACCCAACCGTATCAATTGATCGATCTTCTGTCTGGATGTTTTTTGGGTTTGCAGTTCCAGACGCTCCGAGATTCTTCAAGATAAACCGCCGAAATTTTGACACCCTCTACCTGGAATGGGACAAACCCATCGAACCCAACGGCGTTCTGATTGGTTATCAGCTAAAGTACCACACAGGTGAGCGGCTCAGGAGGTAACAATCGGATCAACTGACCCGTTCGACGGGTGTCAACCTTtctcgatgtgtgtgtgtgtgtgtgtgtgtgtgtgtagtcaacAGCTCGGGTTCCGGCGGGGGTCGCGTCCGGGTGGAGACCTTCCAACCCAACGTGACGGACTTCACCCTCCGCCTGCCGGACCGATCCACCCGCTACAGGTTCTCCCTGGCGGCGCTCACCCAGGAGGGGGCCGGGGAGGCCTTCGTGGAGGACTCGCCGCATTTCTCCAACGAAGGTGAGCGTTGGGGTCGCCAACGACGACAAAAAACAGCCAAGTCCAAAAACCAGCGCTCGTGTTTTGGGCGAAAATGTGGTCAAAGTTCACGTTTAGCATGTTTAGCATTCtctgagttagctgctaactacTGTTAGCTGCTATTAGCTGCTATTTTTGAGTCTTTTTGAGTCTTGCGTTTGGATTCATGATGTCACAGTTTGACCTTCAgtcagttttattcatttatttgttgttgaagGTTCCGGATCGTTCGGTTGGGTTCAGTTTCGGGTCGGCGACCCCATCCGACACCCCCGGGGGGACACTAACGGTTCTAAGTCATTCAGAGACCCTCGTGTTGGTTGACCAGACCCGAACCAACGCCCTACCTGTTGTCCTCCCTCCGTCTCTAAacttctccttcctgtctccctTTCTCCTTCTGTTCTGTTGACAGACAACTTTACTGACGCTACAGGTCTAGGtaaagggggggggtgaaagtACAGGCTGCCTGTCTCCTTCCCTGCCCCCCTACCCCCTCCCTCATGTTCCATGTCTGTTCATTCTAACACGGTGCAGCAGTGCAGTCCACCTCTACAGGATGATCCGCTAGACTGCAGGTCACCTTAGTGACCAACAGAGGGCGCCCTTCACTTCTACGCCCGTAAATCCCTGCCTGTTGTAGACGAATTATTGGTTTTTTATTTGATAATATCAGGGATtaaatttctttctttattgGAATCTTTATCGACAGTTAATTAGATATAAAACAGTTTGTTGTTTCTATAGGTTAAAGACAATAAATCCcgttatgcaatttcctccgggattattaaagtatctatctatctacctatctagaCAACTAGTTTTAGTTTTGTTATGAttagtgtttatttttgtttccaatGGACTTTAGTCTAGACTCAAATTTTCATAAATAATcctaaatatattatataagttaataatataataacatgAGACACGCAGCCCACAAGGGAAATGAAATGACTCAAACatcatgacattaaaatgatgtGACAGTAGAGAAAACAACCAGTCTGTGTTGTTGCTCAGTGTGTCATCACCTGTCGCCCCTGGCAACGCAGCATCAATTATCTGATTCCCTGTCTCAGAGAATCCCTGAATCTTCTGACGAACACAGGATTACGTAATCTGAGCTAATCTTCATGTCACTGAATCAGCGaagtaaaaaaacccccaaagcGTTCAGACCGAGTTCGTCCCACCTGAAAGTCCCGTCGGCGCTGTAGGGTTGAGACTGAACTGCTGTCCACTCGtcccctccaccctccacctGCTCAGGTCATCATCGGCTTTGATTGGCTCCCATTGTGGTCACATGGTCACAATGATGCTCCTTTAAATCGCTTCGCTGCATCTTCCTGTTTGTGGCTAGAGACGCGCGGACCCGCTAGTCGTCCCTCATTGGACGCCTTGTCGTCAggatgctgctgttgttttgggAATGCtgttggggagggagggagtaCTCATCCTCGCATCTGGATGTCaaaatgtgtgtgggggggggggcgacattTTGGCGAATGATGCGACTTGATGAACGTGTTGGATGATGAATCAGAGCTCGGCTTGCGGACTCACCCCATGGCTTGATCATCCTGCTTCTGCTCTAACTGAACAGTCACCCCAGCGTCTGTAgttcccccacccccccacgccgATCGGTGGTTGGGGCGGGTCTGGGGCCCCAGGTAAGGCTGTCATGGCTGCTGGCGACTCATCCTGTTCTAACCCTCATGACGGTTTCAGGACACGCTCGGAAACTGACCTGGTGATGCAAGCATGCTGTTGTTGAATGGGGGGAATgcttggggtggggtgggggctctTCACCGACTGGAGGTGACCTCACCGTCAAGGTACAGTAAGAGTTTCAGATGGAAACCTACAGGAGGAGGCCAGCTGGTTGCAAACGTCAAAATGAGCCTTGGGGTTAATTATCAGTAGCAGATCCACTGTTTTACCTTGAGTTTGATGGAGATGCGTCGTCATGACGATCTGAGGGATCAAAACGTCTCCGTGTTTGTGAAGAAACACTTAAAACCCTCAGTGTTTACTTTCATGTGAACCCGTAAAATGACAGCGGTTCATCGTTAGCGACCTCGCAGTTTTGCGGATTTCTTTAATGCACATTTGCATGCGTTTTTCTCAACAGTGTATTCTGCGTCCTGATTGGTTGTAGATCATTGTCAATCAGTCTCCTTTGTGCCTTGTCTCTGGTGTCTACTGAACCCAACAGGCAGGGGACGATGCTAACCATAGGACAAAAAGTTGGACTTCTAAACAGGCTAAAGGAGGGTAGGAGTTTATGGGATGAATGAACCTTCAGTTCTTTACATGAAGAAGGAGGAAAATAATGGAATgatgggaaaataaaataataatgacgaCAGCGGCAATAAATTTGTAACTGCTATAAGACCATCATAAAGATGGAGTCTGTTATAGCTTTGTGGATCAGTGATCAGTGTAGGAAAAAGATGCTGGATGCCACCATTATCCACACATAGTAATAATGCTGGACTTGTTTTTCTACTAAGGGTTGAACTTTAAGActtaaaacaagaaagaaaagtgTTAAAATGTTCATACTTGTCtgagaaaagtgtttttacagCCTTAAAACAGAGttgtaaaaaaataagtgaGAAATACGTGACTGCGTCTTTAAGTCTTGTatctttaataaaataatattctaTTAAATATCTTTGTTGCTAAAGGACAATAATATCAGAAAATTACTTTGTAGTTTCTGAAAGTTTTCGGTGTTGCTGATGTTGTAATAGCAGCGTGTGTCCACTGGGGGGCGGTGTCCTCTAAGCTCACACATTAcgatggtgtgtgtgagtccCGGATgtactctacacacacacacacacacacacacacacacacacacacacaccagttcagCAGTCTGGAGAAGAGCGCTGCTCGTCTACTTCCTGCTCTGTgattcctgtcttcctgtttgatgtttctacttcctgtcttttaaCCCTTTGCTCTCTCCCACCTCCTCCCTTTTGTAGTCGAGCTTACCGACGCCTCCGTGGCTTCAGCtttctctccacctcctctcgcttctcttcctcctcctaccACCACCATCGCTCCTACAACCATTAGCCcttcaggctccgcccctcctACTCCTACTCCTCCACCGGCCTCGGCCCCTCCTCCCTCTACCACGAGCGAACcgaccaccaccaccgccgccgccacaCGCCCCGCGgcggccaccaccaccaccaagcaCACTGATCGGAACCCGTGGGGTATAAGTTGTCCTACCTTTGTTGAGACCGTTACCTTCTCCCACCTGACGAAACAGGAAACTACGTCAGGGCTGCATTCCGATAAGCTGTGTTGACctgctgtgcaaaaaaaaaagtgggggaTTACTTCAGAATATTGGGATGTAGCCTGCAGCTATCCTCCTGGTCAGGCAGTGagaatcctcttttttttttaatattaaatagaTTCAATAACATCGTTTTTGTCTGCTGTTGTGTTCCGGTAGCGTTGCCTCTACTCTAAACCAGAAGTAAGCATTCCTGCCCGGCGATTCGTGGGTAGGAAAATCCCCCCACACTCTTCCCAGGGGGTGAATTTCCCACCCATGAACACGTTAGACTTACTTCTGGCGTGGAGTGGACGGCGGTCGGGGTTCTAGCCTTTGCATTGGGTCGAAATGAAGccctgtgtgtggtttttgTAACTGTGGCCTCTCTGCCccttgacctttaaccccttcctacccccccaccccaccctttGTGTAGTGCCCCCAGCGTGGGAGATCTGGAATCTGACGGTGGAGCCTAACAGTAACTACGCTAACGTCAGCTGGAGTCACAACTTCCCGGCCGGCAGCAGCGAGTTTGTGCTAGAGTTCACACTGGACAGTAAGAGAGAGCCCAGCCTGAGAGCTAgaacccccccgacccccccaagCTCGCCCCGACATGGGT
This sequence is a window from Antennarius striatus isolate MH-2024 chromosome 5, ASM4005453v1, whole genome shotgun sequence. Protein-coding genes within it:
- the nfasca gene encoding neurofascin homolog (chicken) a isoform X10 — translated: MSGQGGPGAPALLSLLLLLWHRATPIEVPQDPKILQDLMQPPTIVKQSVKDYIVDPRDNIIIECEAKGNPLPSFTWFKNGKFYNIGKDHRVTMRKRSGTLEISFRSGGRPEDYEGVYQCRASNSLGVAISNKILLRVSKAPLWPKEVLEPVVVTEGSPLVLRCNPPPGLPPPITFWMNSAMTPIPQDKRVSMGLNGDLYFSNVLAKDSQNDYSCNARFQFTHTIQQKNPFTLKVLTKEQYNETSYNATDPFGGRKVAESMPTFLSPPGRESSKMVLRDEQLLLECIAAGLPTPTVKWFKKGGDLPGQKVKFENYNKTLKIINVSEEDAGEYVCMASNQLGSIRHSITVQVKAAPYWLDKPTNLVLAMDENGRLVCRANGNPKPDIQWMVNGEPIESAPVSQSRQVLDDTIIFRSVQMGTSAVYQCNASNHHGYLLANAFVSVLDMRPRMLGPRNELIKVVENNRVFLDCPFFGSPHPELRWFRNGLGSGLDGGHFRLYINGSLQIKRARAEDEGTYICVVSNLLGKDEKQVRLEVKEPTRIVETPEHRSAVRGASVQFRCKVKSDPSLPVTVVWTKDDKPLSLGWRLKKDDESLTISNVNEGDEGTYTCRAKSEIDEDSYSARLTVREEASLHPSVSSALPPDRPDPPMDLELSDPAARSVRLTWIPGNDNGSPITDYQVQFEEDRWDPGHWKDLSQFPGTLNSVILQLAPFVNYQFRVIAINSVGHSDPSRPSPRYKTSGAAPDVIPRVLQGWGSKKDNMEITWEPLFDLERNGRNLHYIVWWRRKDSGEEWSNVTTVGSKHVVENTETYVPYEIKIQARNEFGAGPESNVVVGFSGEDVPTEAPTELRVSSVDSTTAKIHWRPVAMSSVRGDFKEYRVYFWRESSRVPGLVVSKEKQTRGFFTKVLKPSAILHELVPYSKYKMFMVVANNRYEGPPSNTEEFNTRIGVPDAPRFFKINRRNFDTLYLEWDKPIEPNGVLIGYQLKYHTVNSSGSGGGRVRVETFQPNVTDFTLRLPDRSTRYRFSLAALTQEGAGEAFVEDSPHFSNEDNFTDATGLGEKPAKVITVTQHPPITVADLIAGTEYHLRVYSHELHTISSPSITFKTKPAYIDQVDIATQGWFIGLMCAIALIILILLIVCFIKRSRGGKYPVRDKKDLPLDPVDQKDPDGSFDYHSDEDNKPLQGSQTSLDGNVKESDDSLVDYGEGGDGQFNEDGSFIGQYTVKKDKDETEGNESSEATSPVNAIYSLA
- the nfasca gene encoding neurofascin homolog (chicken) a isoform X13, which codes for MSGQGGPGAPALLSLLLLLWHRATPIEVPQDPKILQDLMQPPTIVKQSVKDYIVDPRDNIIIECEAKGNPLPSFTWFKNGKFYNIGKDHRVTMRKRSGTLEISFRSGGRPEDYEGVYQCRASNSLGVAISNKILLRVSKAPLWPKEVLEPVVVTEGSPLVLRCNPPPGLPPPITFWMNSAMTPIPQDKRVSMGLNGDLYFSNVLAKDSQNDYSCNARFQFTHTIQQKNPFTLKVLTKEQYNETSYNATDPFGGRKVAESMPTFLSPPGRESSKMVLRDEQLLLECIAAGLPTPTVKWFKKGGDLPGQKVKFENYNKTLKIINVSEEDAGEYVCMASNQLGSIRHSITVQVKAAPYWLDKPTNLVLAMDENGRLVCRANGNPKPDIQWMVNGEPIESAPVSQSRQVLDDTIIFRSVQMGTSAVYQCNASNHHGYLLANAFVSVLDMRPRMLGPRNELIKVVENNRVFLDCPFFGSPHPELRWFRNGLGSGLDGGHFRLYINGSLQIKRARAEDEGTYICVVSNLLGKDEKQVRLEVKEPTRIVETPEHRSAVRGASVQFRCKVKSDPSLPVTVVWTKDDKPLSLGWRLKKDDESLTISNVNEGDEGTYTCRAKSEIDEDSYSARLTVRDRPDPPMDLELSDPAARSVRLTWIPGNDNGSPITDYQVQFEEDRWDPGHWKDLSQFPGTLNSVILQLAPFVNYQFRVIAINSVGHSDPSRPSPRYKTSGAAPDVIPRVLQGWGSKKDNMEITWEPLFDLERNGRNLHYIVWWRRKDSGEEWSNVTTVGSKHVVENTETYVPYEIKIQARNEFGAGPESNVVVGFSGEDVPTEAPTELRVSSVDSTTAKIHWRPVAMSSVRGDFKEYRVYFWRESSRVPGLVVSKEKQTRGFFTKVLKPSAILHELVPYSKYKMFMVVANNRYEGPPSNTEEFNTRIGVPDAPRFFKINRRNFDTLYLEWDKPIEPNGVLIGYQLKYHTVNSSGSGGGRVRVETFQPNVTDFTLRLPDRSTRYRFSLAALTQEGAGEAFVEDSPHFSNEAYIDQVDIATQGWFIGLMCAIALIILILLIVCFIKRSRGGKYPVRDKKDLPLDPVDQKDPDGSFDYHSDEDNKPLQGSQTSLDGNVKESDDSLVDYGEGGDGQFNEDGSFIGQYTVKKDKDETEGNESSEATSPVNAIYSLA